In Rhodovulum sulfidophilum DSM 1374, the following are encoded in one genomic region:
- the tgt gene encoding tRNA guanosine(34) transglycosylase Tgt, which produces MTTFGFTLHASDGEARSGAISTPRGQIRTPAFMPVGTAGTVKAMLPESVAATGADILLGNTYHLMLRPGAERVARLGGLHGFMHWDKPILTDSGGFQVMSLAGLRKMSEEGVRFKSHIDGSTHVLSPERSMEIQRLLGSDIVMCFDECPALPASEAEVARAMRLSMRWAERSKQAFGDRPGHALFGIMQGGVTRELREESALALTDIGFDGYALGGLAVGEGQEAMFGVLDYATGFLPEDRPRYLMGVGKPDDIVGAVARGVDMMDCVLPSRSGRTGQVFTRRGVVNIKNARHADDPRPLDEACQCPACRNYSRAYLHHVFRAQEIISSMLLTWHNLHYFQELMAEMRAAIAGGRFTDWQAGFHAARAEGDIEPL; this is translated from the coding sequence ATGACGACATTCGGTTTCACTCTTCATGCCTCGGACGGGGAGGCGCGCAGCGGCGCCATCTCGACCCCGCGCGGGCAGATCCGCACCCCCGCCTTCATGCCGGTGGGCACCGCCGGCACGGTCAAGGCCATGCTGCCCGAAAGCGTTGCCGCGACCGGCGCCGACATCCTGCTGGGCAATACCTATCACCTGATGCTGCGGCCCGGGGCCGAGCGGGTGGCCCGTCTCGGAGGGTTGCACGGCTTCATGCATTGGGACAAGCCCATCCTCACCGATTCCGGCGGCTTCCAGGTGATGAGCCTTGCCGGGCTTAGGAAGATGTCGGAGGAGGGGGTCCGCTTCAAGTCGCATATCGACGGCTCGACCCATGTCCTGAGCCCAGAGCGCAGCATGGAGATCCAGCGCCTGCTGGGGTCCGACATCGTGATGTGCTTCGACGAATGCCCGGCGCTGCCCGCCTCGGAGGCCGAGGTCGCGCGCGCCATGCGGCTGTCGATGCGCTGGGCGGAACGCTCGAAACAGGCCTTCGGAGATCGCCCCGGCCATGCGCTGTTCGGGATCATGCAGGGCGGCGTCACCCGCGAGCTGCGCGAGGAATCGGCCCTTGCGCTGACGGATATCGGCTTCGACGGCTATGCGCTTGGCGGGCTTGCGGTGGGCGAGGGGCAGGAGGCGATGTTCGGCGTGCTCGATTATGCCACCGGCTTCCTGCCCGAGGACCGGCCGCGCTATCTGATGGGCGTGGGCAAGCCCGACGACATCGTCGGTGCGGTCGCGCGCGGCGTCGACATGATGGATTGCGTGCTGCCGTCGCGCTCGGGGCGGACCGGGCAGGTCTTCACCCGGCGCGGCGTGGTCAACATCAAGAACGCCCGCCATGCCGACGATCCGCGCCCGCTGGACGAGGCCTGCCAGTGCCCGGCCTGCCGCAATTATTCGCGCGCCTATCTGCATCATGTGTTCCGGGCGCAGGAGATCATCTCGTCGATGCTCTTGACCTGGCATAACCTGCATTATTTTCAGGAACTGATGGCAGAGATGCGCGCGGCCATCGCCGGAGGCCGGTTCACGGACTGGCAGGCCGGTTTCCATGCGGCACGCGCCGAGGGCGATATCGAGCCGCTCTGA
- the lon gene encoding endopeptidase La produces the protein MPEHLSPSYPVLPLRDIVVFPHMIVPLFVGREKSVRALEEVMQDDKQILLSAQVDPAMDEPSAEGIYRTGVLANVLQLLKLPDGTVKVLVEGRTRVRITGYIDNPSFFEASCEPLDEEIGDEEVVEALLRSVGTEFERYAKVKKNIPEEALSAVADTREPAKLADLVAGHLGVEVEQKQDLLETLVVAQRLEKVYGLMQGEMSVLQVEKKIKTRVKSQMERTQREYYLNEQMKAIQRELGDGDEGQNEIAELEERIAGTKLSKEASEKVAAEVKKLKSMSPMSAEATVVRNYLDWMLSIPWGVKSRVKKNLGAAEKVLDNDHYGLEKVKERIVEYLAVQQRSQKLKGPILCLVGPPGVGKTSLGKSVARATGREFIRISLGGVRDESEIRGHRRTYIGSMPGKIIQAMKKAKTTNPLILLDEIDKMGQDFRGDPASAMLEVLDPEQNASFVDHYLEVEYDLSNVMFLTTANSYNMPGPLLDRMEIISLAGYTEDEKHEIAMRHLVPKQVKNHGLKSKEFELTPEALTEIVRRYTREAGVRNLEREIAKLGRKAVTKLIKKETDKVTITPDALEDYLGVKKFRYGLAEKEDQIGVVTGLAWTSVGGDLLSIEALKLPGKGRMKTTGKLGDVMKESIDAASSYVRSIAPEIGFKPPRFDKIDIHVHVPEGATPKDGPSAGVAMVTSIVSVLTQIPVRKDIAMTGEVTLRGNVLAIGGLKEKLLAALRGGIKTVLIPEENEKDLREIPDNVKEGLTIIPVSHVREVLKQALVRAPEPIEWDEAAEEAAAAAAAKASGGETAGQVAH, from the coding sequence ATGCCCGAGCATCTGAGCCCATCCTATCCAGTCCTGCCGCTGCGCGACATCGTGGTCTTCCCGCACATGATCGTGCCGCTTTTCGTCGGCCGCGAGAAATCCGTCCGCGCCCTCGAGGAGGTGATGCAGGACGACAAGCAGATCCTGCTTTCGGCGCAGGTCGACCCCGCGATGGACGAGCCCTCGGCCGAGGGTATCTACCGGACCGGTGTGCTGGCCAATGTGCTGCAATTGCTGAAACTGCCCGACGGGACCGTCAAGGTGCTGGTCGAGGGGCGGACCCGGGTCCGGATCACCGGCTATATCGACAACCCGTCCTTCTTCGAGGCCAGCTGCGAGCCGCTCGACGAGGAGATCGGCGACGAGGAGGTGGTCGAGGCCCTGCTGCGCTCTGTCGGCACCGAGTTCGAGCGCTACGCCAAGGTCAAGAAGAACATCCCCGAAGAGGCGCTCTCGGCGGTTGCCGATACCCGCGAACCGGCCAAGCTTGCCGATCTGGTCGCGGGCCATCTGGGCGTCGAGGTCGAACAGAAGCAGGATCTTCTGGAAACGCTGGTCGTGGCCCAGCGGCTGGAGAAGGTCTATGGCCTGATGCAGGGCGAGATGTCGGTCCTGCAGGTCGAGAAGAAGATCAAGACCCGCGTCAAGTCGCAGATGGAGCGGACGCAGCGCGAATATTACCTCAACGAGCAGATGAAGGCGATCCAGCGGGAACTCGGCGATGGCGACGAGGGCCAGAACGAGATTGCCGAGCTCGAAGAGCGGATCGCCGGCACCAAGCTGTCGAAGGAGGCCTCCGAGAAGGTCGCCGCCGAGGTCAAGAAGCTGAAGTCGATGTCGCCGATGTCGGCCGAGGCGACGGTGGTGCGCAACTATCTCGACTGGATGCTCTCGATCCCGTGGGGCGTGAAATCGCGGGTCAAGAAGAACCTGGGCGCGGCCGAGAAGGTGCTCGACAACGACCATTACGGCCTCGAGAAGGTGAAGGAACGGATCGTCGAATATCTGGCGGTGCAGCAGCGCAGCCAGAAGCTCAAGGGGCCGATCCTCTGCCTCGTCGGCCCGCCCGGCGTCGGCAAGACCTCGCTGGGCAAATCGGTGGCGCGGGCCACGGGGCGCGAATTCATCCGCATCAGCCTTGGCGGCGTGCGCGACGAATCCGAGATCCGCGGTCACCGGCGGACCTATATCGGCTCGATGCCCGGCAAGATCATCCAGGCGATGAAGAAGGCCAAGACCACCAACCCGCTGATCCTGCTCGACGAGATCGACAAGATGGGACAGGATTTCCGCGGCGATCCGGCCTCGGCCATGCTCGAGGTGCTGGATCCGGAACAGAATGCCAGCTTCGTCGATCACTATCTTGAGGTTGAATACGACCTCTCGAACGTGATGTTCCTGACCACCGCCAACAGCTACAACATGCCGGGCCCGCTGCTGGATCGGATGGAGATCATCAGCCTCGCGGGCTACACCGAGGACGAGAAGCACGAGATCGCGATGCGTCACCTCGTGCCCAAGCAGGTGAAGAACCACGGCCTGAAGTCGAAGGAATTCGAGCTGACGCCCGAGGCGCTGACCGAGATCGTCCGCCGCTATACCCGCGAGGCGGGGGTGCGGAACCTCGAACGCGAGATCGCCAAGCTGGGCCGGAAGGCGGTGACCAAGCTGATCAAGAAGGAGACCGACAAGGTCACCATCACGCCGGACGCGCTGGAGGATTATCTGGGCGTCAAGAAGTTCCGCTACGGGCTGGCCGAGAAGGAAGACCAGATCGGCGTGGTGACGGGGCTTGCCTGGACCTCGGTCGGGGGCGATCTGCTGTCCATCGAGGCGCTCAAGCTGCCCGGCAAGGGTCGGATGAAGACCACCGGCAAGCTTGGCGACGTGATGAAGGAATCGATCGACGCCGCGTCGAGCTATGTCCGCTCGATCGCGCCCGAGATCGGCTTCAAGCCGCCGCGTTTCGACAAGATCGACATCCACGTTCACGTCCCCGAAGGCGCGACGCCCAAGGACGGGCCGTCGGCCGGTGTGGCGATGGTGACCTCGATCGTCTCGGTGCTGACCCAGATCCCGGTCCGCAAGGATATCGCCATGACCGGCGAGGTGACCTTGCGCGGCAATGTGCTGGCCATCGGCGGGCTCAAGGAGAAGCTGCTGGCAGCGCTCCGCGGCGGGATCAAGACGGTGCTGATCCCGGAAGAGAACGAGAAGGACCTGCGCGAGATCCCCGACAACGTGAAGGAGGGGCTGACGATCATTCCGGTTTCTCATGTCCGCGAGGTTCTGAAACAGGCGCTGGTGCGCGCGCCCGAGCCCATCGAATGGGACGAGGCTGCCGAGGAGGCTGCTGCCGCCGCCGCCGCCAAGGCCTCGGGGGGCGAAACGGCGGGGCAGGTCGCGCATTGA
- a CDS encoding tyrosine-type recombinase/integrase: MSRSTGNVDPKGGQRAVNSACLKDVSPHFLRQTSAVHMAEAGVPISEISQYLEHSKRLGDSARSCLGLAKPVAPRSGCSGLHDAPQGSWDLGALCKINTNHWKDGG; this comes from the coding sequence ATGAGCCGGAGCACCGGTAACGTGGATCCGAAAGGGGGGCAGCGCGCCGTTAATTCGGCCTGCCTCAAGGACGTATCACCCCATTTTCTCCGGCAGACTTCCGCCGTCCACATGGCCGAGGCGGGCGTGCCGATAAGCGAGATCAGCCAGTATCTGGAACATTCAAAACGTCTTGGTGACAGCGCGCGTTCATGCTTGGGACTCGCCAAGCCAGTTGCGCCGCGCAGCGGATGTTCCGGACTTCACGACGCTCCGCAAGGTTCATGGGACCTGGGCGCGCTTTGCAAAATCAACACAAACCATTGGAAAGATGGTGGGTGA
- a CDS encoding amidase family protein has protein sequence MRVAFRRQKLVDFRLGEVAISRGRFRRFLDMRSVLDHAHFHGPIEGCAQVAQLGPGRAVASRRLKIEWNTAACPSGRAALPPSMSTTSSPDPFNALVEALDLPPVKDGPLSGARFTVKDNIDIAGHRTSFGSPAWRDTHPAPVHNALCVDQLLAAGAHCVGKAVADELTYSLDGESQFFGTPQNAKAPGRVPGGSSSGSAASVANGLADFSIGTDSGGSVRVPASLCGIWGMRPSLHRISEAGVLPFMPSVSTVGILAESLPRLEAVARVLLHSQTTPVTAPRRLLVLSDAVELALPPVQQQLRAALDEIARRTGLVAEPIRFAELVGEDVALSDCNLKALRDLQTAEFQSTVGNWIEATRPELGATFTLAYGNVQHFDRIAALESLTRSERLFQQINAALPPGTIICFPTTPTAAPLKGSLDTLEAVTAFYDPTMTLTAFSGVARLPEISAPLLTVEGCPVGMSFAAGHYQDESLLVTLSELLGPQGS, from the coding sequence ATGCGGGTCGCATTCCGCCGCCAGAAGCTTGTCGATTTCCGCCTGGGTGAGGTGGCGATCTCGCGGGGCAGGTTTCGGCGGTTTCTCGATATGCGGAGCGTACTCGATCATGCGCATTTTCACGGTCCAATTGAGGGCTGTGCGCAGGTGGCCCAGCTGGGTCCAGGACGCGCCGTCGCCTCTCGGCGCCTAAAGATCGAATGGAACACAGCCGCTTGCCCCTCCGGGCGTGCCGCGTTACCCCCGAGCATGTCTACAACCTCTTCCCCCGATCCATTCAACGCGCTCGTCGAAGCGCTCGATCTGCCTCCGGTGAAGGACGGGCCCCTGAGCGGCGCGCGCTTCACGGTGAAGGACAATATCGACATCGCCGGGCATCGCACCTCGTTCGGCAGCCCCGCCTGGCGGGACACCCATCCCGCGCCGGTCCACAACGCCCTCTGCGTCGATCAGCTTCTTGCCGCCGGGGCGCACTGCGTGGGCAAGGCCGTCGCGGATGAACTCACCTATAGCCTGGATGGAGAAAGCCAGTTCTTCGGCACGCCGCAGAATGCCAAGGCGCCCGGGCGGGTTCCCGGTGGATCGTCGAGCGGTTCGGCCGCCTCCGTTGCCAACGGGCTGGCCGACTTCTCGATCGGCACCGATTCGGGCGGGTCTGTGCGCGTTCCGGCGAGCCTCTGCGGGATCTGGGGAATGCGCCCCTCGCTGCATCGCATCTCCGAGGCCGGGGTGCTGCCCTTCATGCCGAGCGTCAGCACCGTGGGCATCCTTGCCGAGAGCCTTCCGCGTCTCGAAGCCGTGGCGCGTGTCCTGCTGCACAGCCAGACAACGCCGGTGACTGCGCCGCGCCGTCTGTTGGTGCTGAGCGACGCGGTCGAGCTTGCCCTGCCGCCCGTGCAGCAACAGCTGCGCGCCGCCCTGGACGAGATCGCCCGGCGCACCGGCCTTGTCGCGGAGCCGATCCGCTTTGCCGAGCTCGTCGGCGAAGACGTGGCCCTGAGCGATTGCAATCTGAAGGCGCTGCGCGATCTGCAGACGGCGGAATTCCAGAGCACGGTCGGCAACTGGATCGAGGCGACCCGGCCCGAGCTGGGCGCGACCTTCACCCTGGCCTATGGCAATGTGCAGCACTTCGACCGGATCGCCGCGCTGGAAAGCCTGACGCGAAGCGAGCGGCTCTTCCAGCAGATCAACGCAGCGCTTCCCCCTGGCACGATCATCTGCTTCCCGACCACGCCGACCGCGGCGCCACTGAAAGGGTCGCTTGACACGCTCGAGGCGGTGACGGCGTTCTACGATCCGACGATGACCCTCACGGCGTTCTCCGGAGTTGCCCGTCTTCCCGAGATCTCGGCACCGCTGCTGACGGTCGAAGGTTGCCCGGTCGGCATGTCCTTCGCCGCCGGGCATTACCAGGACGAATCTCTTTTGGTGACTCTGTCGGAGCTTCTCGGCCCGCAAGGCAGTTGA
- a CDS encoding substrate-binding domain-containing protein has translation MKTRYLAAAAASFVVASAAGALAQDADAPWEQSPFHCEPGETYVMNVMVSGVEYWFPVYEMFKQAAHQFGCETDYTGTPEYDVNKQIATFEQALARQPAGILLHPMSPDPFVEPINRAIEQGTAIVTFAADSPNSKRVSYVTSDNFREGRVAAQQIAEAMGGKGQYAVLENPGQDNHDRRVAAFVEEMETNYPDMELVGRASTGQDPNKAYQAVLSLAQAHPDLGAVFMPEASSAMGAAQAAKEAGGTIRVMSVDVNASVLDMIKAGDMFGAINPNQGAQGYYGFLLLWLAKHPELIDPMNDHAEAGFNPMGIPMLDNGYSVVTQENADSFYWDKYLKKRGTRGIEG, from the coding sequence ATGAAGACCCGTTATCTTGCGGCGGCAGCCGCCTCTTTTGTCGTGGCCAGCGCAGCCGGGGCCCTGGCCCAGGACGCCGATGCACCGTGGGAGCAGAGCCCGTTCCACTGCGAGCCGGGCGAGACCTATGTGATGAACGTGATGGTCTCGGGCGTGGAATACTGGTTCCCGGTCTACGAGATGTTCAAGCAGGCGGCGCACCAGTTCGGCTGCGAGACGGATTACACCGGCACGCCGGAATATGACGTCAACAAGCAGATCGCCACCTTCGAGCAGGCGCTGGCCAGGCAGCCCGCGGGCATCCTGCTGCATCCGATGAGCCCCGACCCCTTCGTCGAGCCGATCAACCGCGCCATCGAGCAGGGCACCGCCATCGTGACCTTTGCCGCCGACAGCCCCAATTCCAAGCGCGTCTCCTATGTGACCTCGGACAATTTCCGCGAGGGCCGCGTTGCCGCGCAGCAGATCGCCGAGGCCATGGGCGGCAAGGGCCAGTACGCCGTGCTGGAAAATCCCGGGCAGGACAACCACGACCGCCGCGTCGCCGCCTTCGTCGAAGAGATGGAAACCAACTATCCCGACATGGAACTGGTCGGCCGTGCCTCGACCGGGCAGGACCCGAACAAGGCCTATCAGGCGGTGCTGAGCCTGGCGCAGGCCCATCCGGATCTGGGCGCGGTGTTCATGCCCGAGGCGTCCTCGGCCATGGGGGCGGCGCAGGCGGCCAAGGAGGCGGGCGGCACCATCCGCGTCATGTCGGTGGACGTGAATGCAAGCGTGCTCGACATGATCAAGGCGGGCGACATGTTCGGCGCGATCAACCCCAATCAGGGCGCCCAGGGCTATTACGGCTTCCTGCTGCTGTGGCTGGCCAAGCATCCCGAGCTGATCGACCCGATGAACGACCATGCCGAGGCCGGGTTCAACCCGATGGGGATCCCGATGCTCGACAACGGCTATTCGGTCGTGACGCAGGAGAATGCCGACAGCTTCTACTGGGACAAGTACCTCAAGAAGCGCGGTACCCGCGGCATCGAGGGCTGA
- a CDS encoding sugar ABC transporter ATP-binding protein: protein MPPLLHLSNIAKSFGPVRALRNVFFELRAGEIHALAGENGAGKSTTMKIVDGILQPDAGEIRIDGEPRRIRSPLEAQALGIGFVHQEIALCPDVSVAENIFMSATATRRGLMDFAALERKARTVLAELCDVDPAAKVGDLSISDQQLVEIAKALTLDARILILDEPTSALTETETEKLFRIVHRLRERGLGIIHISHRMAEIFEHCDRVTVFRDGAYVTCLDIPQTTPQEVVNNMVGREISHLYPDKATTPPGRPLLEVEGVTCDVLRDVSLTLREGEILGIGGLIGSGRSELAKAICGLRRSAKTVRLNGEPVEIPDFSAALERGMVYVSEDRKGEGLFLDLPISQNVSSLRLSQVTKAGLVDRAAELAQAETLGRRLRLKAGRPEDPPSTLSGGNQQKVALARMLSVNPKVVFLDEPTRGVDVGAKSEIHAILRELCDQGVGIVVISSELPELIGLSDRIVVLHEGEMTGELGSDEMTEEAIIHLASGLHIQGDAA from the coding sequence ATGCCGCCCCTTCTGCACCTGTCCAACATCGCGAAAAGCTTCGGCCCGGTAAGGGCGCTGCGCAACGTCTTCTTCGAATTGCGCGCCGGCGAGATCCACGCGCTGGCCGGCGAGAACGGCGCCGGCAAGTCCACCACGATGAAGATCGTCGATGGCATCCTGCAACCCGACGCCGGCGAGATCCGCATCGACGGCGAGCCGCGCCGCATCCGCTCGCCGCTGGAGGCGCAGGCGCTCGGTATCGGCTTCGTCCATCAGGAGATCGCGCTCTGCCCCGACGTGAGCGTAGCCGAGAACATCTTCATGAGCGCCACGGCGACGCGGCGGGGCCTGATGGATTTCGCCGCACTGGAGCGCAAGGCAAGGACGGTGCTGGCAGAGCTTTGCGATGTCGACCCGGCCGCCAAGGTGGGCGATCTGAGCATCTCGGACCAGCAGCTGGTCGAGATCGCCAAGGCGCTGACGCTGGACGCGCGCATCCTCATTCTCGACGAGCCGACCTCGGCGCTGACCGAGACCGAGACGGAAAAGCTGTTCCGCATCGTCCACCGGCTGCGCGAGCGGGGGCTCGGCATCATCCACATCTCGCACCGCATGGCCGAGATATTCGAGCATTGCGACCGCGTCACGGTGTTCCGGGACGGCGCCTATGTCACCTGCCTCGATATTCCGCAGACCACGCCCCAGGAGGTGGTCAACAACATGGTCGGGCGCGAGATTTCCCATCTTTATCCCGACAAGGCCACCACGCCGCCGGGCCGCCCGCTGCTCGAGGTCGAGGGCGTTACCTGCGACGTGCTTCGCGATGTGTCGCTGACCCTGCGCGAGGGCGAGATCCTCGGCATCGGCGGGCTGATCGGTTCGGGCCGGTCCGAGCTGGCCAAGGCGATCTGCGGGTTGCGCCGCAGCGCCAAGACCGTGCGCCTGAATGGCGAGCCGGTCGAGATCCCCGATTTTTCCGCCGCGCTGGAGCGGGGCATGGTCTATGTTTCCGAGGACCGCAAGGGCGAGGGGCTGTTCCTCGACCTGCCGATCTCGCAGAACGTGTCGTCGCTGCGCCTCTCGCAGGTGACCAAGGCGGGCCTTGTCGACCGCGCGGCGGAACTGGCTCAGGCCGAGACGCTGGGCCGGAGGCTCCGGCTCAAGGCCGGCCGGCCCGAGGACCCGCCGAGCACGCTGTCGGGCGGCAACCAGCAGAAGGTGGCGCTGGCGCGGATGCTGTCGGTGAACCCGAAGGTGGTCTTCCTCGACGAGCCGACGCGCGGCGTCGATGTCGGCGCCAAATCCGAGATCCATGCCATCCTGCGCGAGCTGTGCGACCAGGGGGTCGGCATCGTGGTGATCTCGTCCGAACTGCCCGAGCTGATCGGGCTCAGCGACCGCATCGTCGTCCTGCATGAGGGCGAGATGACCGGAGAGCTGGGCTCTGACGAGATGACCGAAGAGGCGATCATCCATCTTGCCTCGGGCCTGCATATTCAAGGAGACGCAGCATGA
- a CDS encoding ABC transporter permease, protein MSETSLSGGMTQTRRDPGPLRRLAGMREMGLLCIILALCVVMSFASPYFLTWSNFRTIFLSFSIEGIVVIGMTLLLIVGGLDLSVGSVVCLAMVVAGKLFLMGLDPWLASAAGVAAAAAVGAAMGLFVVRVGLSHFIASLAAMVIVRGLCLLITKGTPMSLFSLPPEFKFVGQGSLGGLPVVVVIFVVLAVVFDFLLRRSARFRTIIYTGSNEQAAEYSGIRTKRVIFWVTVLCSTLTGLAGVIFMARFGSATPQFGVGMELNVIAAAVIGGASLKGGQGSIFGAVLGVALLSLVTSSLILLDVSVYMQDMIKGCILLAAVSFDHLMNKRGKRG, encoded by the coding sequence ATGAGCGAGACCAGCCTTTCCGGCGGCATGACCCAGACCCGCCGCGACCCGGGCCCCCTGCGCAGGCTGGCGGGGATGCGCGAGATGGGGCTCTTGTGCATCATCCTCGCGCTCTGCGTGGTGATGAGCTTTGCCAGCCCGTATTTCCTGACCTGGTCGAATTTCCGGACCATCTTCCTGAGCTTCTCGATCGAGGGGATCGTGGTCATCGGCATGACCCTGCTGCTGATCGTCGGCGGGCTCGACCTGTCGGTCGGCTCGGTGGTCTGCCTGGCGATGGTCGTCGCGGGCAAGCTGTTCCTGATGGGGCTCGACCCCTGGCTCGCCTCGGCCGCGGGGGTCGCGGCGGCGGCGGCTGTCGGCGCGGCGATGGGGCTGTTCGTGGTGCGCGTTGGGTTGTCGCATTTCATCGCGTCGCTGGCGGCCATGGTGATCGTGCGCGGCCTGTGCCTGCTGATCACCAAGGGCACGCCGATGTCGCTGTTCTCGCTGCCGCCCGAATTCAAGTTCGTCGGGCAGGGCAGCCTTGGCGGGCTGCCGGTCGTAGTGGTGATCTTCGTGGTGCTGGCGGTCGTCTTCGACTTCCTGCTGCGGCGCTCGGCACGGTTCCGGACCATCATCTACACCGGCTCCAACGAACAGGCCGCCGAATATTCCGGCATCCGCACCAAGCGCGTGATCTTCTGGGTGACGGTGCTGTGCTCGACCCTAACCGGCCTCGCGGGCGTGATCTTCATGGCGCGCTTCGGCTCGGCCACGCCGCAATTCGGCGTCGGCATGGAGCTGAACGTCATCGCGGCCGCGGTGATCGGGGGCGCTTCGCTGAAGGGCGGGCAGGGCTCGATCTTCGGTGCGGTGCTGGGGGTGGCGCTGTTGTCGCTGGTGACCTCGTCGCTGATCCTGCTCGATGTCAGCGTCTACATGCAGGACATGATCAAGGGCTGCATCCTGCTGGCGGCGGTCAGCTTCGACCATCTGATGAACAAGCGCGGCAAGCGGGGCTGA
- a CDS encoding sugar-binding transcriptional regulator: MMDQLQDIAQIRRIYTALTLHYVDGLTQAQVAERMGQSHSTVNRMIKAGHDMGMVEISIRSPFQDHLALERELAEVSGLREVVIETTAAGNPEAVLARVGITAAELLVSKLKPGMTVCLTGGKGVSACVAGLRQVVPLRGMRAVPATGLVQGKHYTDVNHAAATLARAFGGEAVQMLSPMFAETEEQHAMICEMKTVSRVMEAARAADVAVVGIGGLREKATSYFDLHRDVPAEEEALYASGAVAELLAHVLDARGAVTDYVRNRLVVAISPSDLARVPLSIGVAAGQEKAEAICAVVRGGYINTLVTDDATARCVLARLKEAA, translated from the coding sequence ATGATGGATCAGCTTCAGGACATCGCGCAGATACGCCGGATCTATACCGCGCTGACGCTGCATTACGTCGACGGGCTGACCCAGGCCCAGGTGGCCGAGCGGATGGGGCAGAGCCATTCCACCGTCAACCGGATGATCAAGGCGGGGCATGACATGGGTATGGTGGAAATCTCGATCCGCTCGCCTTTCCAGGACCATCTCGCGCTGGAACGCGAGCTGGCCGAGGTCTCGGGCCTGCGCGAGGTGGTGATCGAGACCACCGCCGCGGGCAATCCCGAGGCGGTTCTGGCCCGGGTCGGCATCACCGCCGCCGAACTGCTGGTCTCGAAGCTGAAGCCGGGGATGACCGTCTGCCTGACGGGCGGCAAGGGCGTCAGCGCCTGCGTCGCCGGGCTGCGCCAGGTGGTGCCGCTGCGCGGCATGAGGGCGGTGCCCGCGACCGGCCTCGTGCAGGGCAAGCACTATACCGACGTGAACCACGCCGCCGCCACGCTGGCCCGCGCCTTCGGCGGCGAGGCGGTGCAGATGCTCTCGCCGATGTTTGCCGAGACCGAAGAGCAGCACGCGATGATCTGCGAGATGAAGACGGTTTCGCGCGTCATGGAGGCCGCCCGGGCCGCCGACGTGGCCGTGGTCGGCATCGGCGGTCTGCGCGAGAAGGCGACCTCCTATTTCGATCTGCACCGCGACGTGCCCGCCGAGGAAGAGGCGCTTTATGCCTCGGGCGCGGTGGCCGAGCTGCTGGCGCATGTGCTCGATGCGCGCGGCGCCGTCACCGATTACGTGCGCAACCGGCTGGTCGTGGCGATCTCGCCCTCGGATCTGGCCAGGGTGCCGCTCAGCATCGGCGTCGCGGCGGGGCAGGAGAAGGCCGAGGCCATCTGCGCCGTGGTGCGCGGCGGCTACATCAACACGCTTGTCACCGACGACGCCACCGCCCGCTGCGTGCTGGCGCGCCTGAAGGAGGCCGCATGA